Proteins encoded in a region of the Sporohalobacter salinus genome:
- a CDS encoding GntR family transcriptional regulator — MKLEVLPPLYVQIKNHLLRKITNDEYDEHSKLPSERKLSQKFDVSRMTARKALNELVNEGYVYREAGRGTFVAGKKIERDFIEINGFTEHLKNCGINGIETEVITKKIIEVDNKIAEKLNVNTGTKCYKIVRLRKVSNNPISIQYAYLAVEKFNEIIKYDLKKESLYQIIQEYYNCNITKATSKLELRYLDEYNAKLLKLSKKMPVFKINQVAYDNNNNVIEYCQSLNRTDVFSYAFEITK, encoded by the coding sequence ATGAAATTAGAAGTATTACCACCTTTATATGTTCAAATAAAAAATCATTTATTAAGAAAAATTACTAATGATGAATATGATGAGCATTCAAAATTACCATCAGAAAGAAAATTAAGTCAAAAATTTGATGTCAGTAGAATGACTGCAAGAAAAGCTTTAAATGAATTAGTGAATGAAGGATACGTTTACAGAGAAGCTGGAAGAGGAACTTTTGTTGCAGGAAAAAAAATAGAAAGAGATTTTATTGAAATTAATGGTTTCACTGAACATCTAAAAAATTGTGGAATAAACGGAATAGAAACAGAAGTTATAACTAAAAAAATTATTGAAGTAGATAATAAAATTGCTGAAAAACTGAATGTTAATACTGGAACTAAATGTTACAAAATAGTACGTCTCAGAAAAGTAAGTAATAATCCAATTTCAATACAATATGCTTATTTAGCAGTTGAAAAATTTAATGAAATTATAAAATATGATCTAAAAAAAGAATCACTCTATCAAATAATACAAGAATATTACAATTGTAATATAACTAAAGCAACTTCAAAACTTGAGTTAAGATATTTAGACGAATATAATGCAAAACTACTCAAATTAAGTAAAAAAATGCCTGTATTTAAAATCAATCAAGTAGCTTATGATAATAATAACAATGTTATAGAATATTGCCAATCATTAAACAGAACTGATGTTTTTTCATATGCATTTGAAATAACAAAATAA